In Listeria cossartiae subsp. cossartiae, the DNA window AAGTGATAATATCGTTTCGATGAGTAATTTTGTTGGTTATATGTTAAAAGAAACGCAGCGCCTCGCTTTCAAAAAAGTGCTGATGGTCGGTCATTTTGGCAAATTGGTGAAAGTTTCTGCGGGGATTTTCACGACTTATAGCAAGGATGCGGATGCGCGGGCGGAAATCTTAGTGGCGAATTTAGCTTTACTCGGCGCGCCGTTATCACTTTTACAAGAAGTAGAGCAGTGCAATACGACAGAAGCGGCAGGCGAATTGATTGAAACAGCTGGTTACACGCAAGTTTATGACGTTATCGCGCAAAAAATCAAAGCAAGATCAGAGCGCTTTTTGAAATTCACGAAACCAAGCGTGGAAATTGATGTTGTCACTTTTTCGACCGAGCGCGGTTTACTTGCTGCAACGAAAGACATTGAAGTACTTCGGGAGGAATGGCGATGATTACCGTAGTTGGAATTGGACCAGGTGATACCAAACTATTAATCAATGAGGCAAAATTGGCGATAAGCACAGCGGATATAGTATACGGCTCAACAAGGCAATTACAAGAAATTGCTGCATTAACAACTGCAACGCCAAAGCTTTTACCAAAAAAACTGGCTGAGTTGAAAAATATCCCTCATCAAAATCAACAGGTAGTGATTTTAGCATCAGGTGATCCACTGCTTTACGGAATTGGTAACTGGGCGATGGCGAATTTTGCGGAAGATGTTCGGATTATCCCGGGAATTAGTGCGATTCAAATGATGTTTCACCAAATCAAATTACCAATGAATGATTGTTTTATTACGAGCAGTCATGGCAAAACGCCAAATTTTGATTTTCTATTACAACATGAAAAAGTTGCAATGGTGACAGATACAATTATCGGTCCATATGAAATTGCAGCAGAAATTTTAAAACGAAACTTAAACAAAATGATGTTTATTGGTGAAAATTTAAGCGCTAAAGAAGAACGAATTCACAAGTTAAAGCCCGAAGATGTGGCAAAAAAATACGATATGAATGTAGTGGTGATTATAGATGAAGGATGAAGTATTTATTCGCGGAAAAGTGCCAATGACAAAAGCAGAAGTCCGAGCGGCGAGCATTGATTTGCTTAGTTTAGACGATACGAGTAAAAATTTCCTTGATGTTGGCGCGGGAACAGGGAGCGTTGGCTTGCAAGTAGCTTGTAATTTCCCACAAATCCACGTTACTGCGATTGAGCGAAACCCAGATGCTGTCGATTTAATTAAACAAAATCAAGCTAAGTTTGGTTTAGAGAATGTCAATGTCATCGAAGCTTATGCGCCAATCGAATTGCCTGAAACCGAAACTTTCGATGCAATTTTTATAGGCGGAAGTGGCGGCAATTTAACCGATATTATTGATTGGTCACTCGCACATTTGAACGTGGGTGGCAGTTTAGTTCTTAATTTTATTTTGTTAGAAAATGCGTTAACAGCGATGAACCATTTAGAAAAAATAACCGTGAGCGAATTAACGATGAAACAAATTCAAGTTTCGAATTGGCATAAACTTGGGGCAGGGCATTACTTTGAACCACAAAATCCAACCATCATTATTGGCTGTAAAAAACTAGAGGAGTGAAGAAAATGGCAGAAGTACATTTCGTCGGAGCAGGACCTGGAGATAAAGAATTAATCACATTAAAAGGATATCAATTATTAAAAGATGCGGATGTCGTTATTTATGCTGGATCTCTCGTGAATCCAGAGTTGCTGGAATATTGTAAGCCCGACTGCGAAATCCATAATAGTGCGAGCATGAACTTAATCGAAATTATTGACTGCATGGAAGCCGGCGTAACAGCTGGGAAAGAAGTTGTTCGTTTGCAAACAGGTGACTTCTCTATTTATGGATCGATTCGTGAGCAAGTTGAGGAAATGAAAAAACGTTCGATTCCATTTACTTGTACGCCAGGTGTAAGTTCATTCCTCGGTGCGGCGAGTAGTTTTGGCGTCGAATATACGGTTCCAGAAGTTAGCCAAAGTGTGATTATTACGCGAATGGCTGGCAGAACACCGGTGCCGTCGCGCGAATCTCTTAGATCATACGCCGCGCACCAAACATCGATGGTTATTTTCTTATCCGTTCAAGGCATTCGAAAAGTCGTTTCCGAATTAATCAAAGGTGGCTATAAACCAGAGACTCCGGCGGCCGTTATTTATAAAGCAACTTGGGCGGAAGAAAAGAAAGTAACGGGAACTTTAGCCGATATCGCGGAAAAAGTGACCGAAGCTGGCATTACGAAAACGGCATTAATTATGGTTGGTGATTTCCTTGGAGAAGAATTTTACTATTCCAAGCTATACGACAAGGATTTCAAACATGAGTACAGATAAAATCGCGATAATTGCTGTCACTGAACGTGGTCGTGATTTAGCAATAACCTTAGCGGAAACAGTATCCGCGACAATTTTTGTACCAGAAAAACATCGAAATGAACAGACGCACGCTTTATTGCCTGATTTTGGCACGGCGATGCGGCGGATTTTCAACGACTATCAAGCCTTAATTTGTATAATGGCGACCGGAATTGCCGTTCGAACGCTGGCTCCAGTGATAGAAGATAAACTTTCAGATCCAGCAGTACTCGTCATGGATGAATATGGCCAATTTATCATTAGTTTACTTTCCGGTCATGTTGGTGGAGCGAATGCGTTAACCGAAGAAATTGCTACAATAACAGGCGGTGTGGCAGTTATTACAACCGCTACTGACCGAGCAAATGTAGCTGCGATTGATAATATCGCTAAACAATTAGACGGTTATTTGCCTGATTTTAAAGCAACAACGAAACGTATTAATGGCTTACTCGCAGCGGGAAAAGAAGTCGGTTTGCACGTAGATGAGCCGTTTGAAGTTGATACGCGAGGTTTTACTAACAAAGAAGTGAGTCCGCAAATTTTCATTTCAACTAAAAATAATTTACCAACCGCAAAAATAGAACGAATCCAGCTAGTGCCTAGGCAATTTATTCTCGGAGTCGGCTGTCGAAAAGGCATTTCAGCGGAAACAATCGATACCGTATTTACACATTTTTGTGAACAAGAAAACATACATCCGCGAGCATTTCGCGCAATTCATAGCATTACACTCAAAGCGGAAGAACCAGCAATTCTACATTTAGCGGAACAGTGGGGCATCGAGTTTATCGTTCATTCAGCGGAAGAATTGCAAACAGTCGCTGGGAAATACCCAACGTCCGCATTTGTTCAAAAAACCGTACAAGTAGGAAATGTCGCCTTATCATCAGCAGATATTGGTAGTAATGGAAACGTGATTACGAGCCGATTTGCCGAAAATGGCGTGACATTCGCAGCAGGAAAATTAATTAAAAACAGTGAGGTGGCAAAATGATTTATGTAATCGGAATTGGCCCAGGAGACAAACGTTTAATGACTGGCGAAGCACTGCAAGCAATAGAAGATGCAGACGTTATCGTTGGTTATGTAACCTATATCAAACTAATCAAAGAGCTAATTAAAGATAAAGAAGTAGTGAAAACGGGGATGCGCCGTGAAATCGATCGCTGCCAAGAAGCCGTAAATATCGCATTAACAGGCAAAAAAGTGGCTGTTGTTTCCAGTGGTGATGCTGGGATTTACGGGATGGCTGGTTTGGTTTTAGAACTGGCAGAAAAAAGTGATCCCAACCTAGAAGTCAAAGTAATCCCGGGAATTACCGCAAGTATTGGAGCGGCCGCAGTTCTCGGCGCGCCAATCATGCACGATTTTTGCCATATTAGTTTAAGCGATTTAATGACGCCGTGGGAAGTCATCGAAAAACGTTTAACGCATGCGGCAATGGCTGATTTTGTCGTTTGCTTTTACAACCCACGAAGTAAAGGTCGCGCGAACCATTTAGCGAACGCTTTTCAAAAAATGATGGAACATAAATCAGGAGATACGGTTGTTGGTATCGTCAAAGATGTTGGTCGCAAAGAAGAACGGAAAATTATTACAACAATGCGTGATATTGATTATGAACTAGTAGATATGACAACGATGGTCATTGTAGGTAACAAAGAAACCTACGTGAAAAATGGCAAAATGATCACACCACGAGGCTACTCTCTATGATTTTCGTACTTGGCGGGACTTCGGATAGCTTGATCATTAGTGATTGGCTAACGGAAACAAAGCAAGCCTTCATCCTCTCTGTCGCAACAGATTACGGAGAAATTTTAGCTAATCAGCACGCCGAAAACGTATTTTGCGGCAGATTATCGAAAGAAGCAATGCTTGAAAAATGGCACGGTGAAAAGGTTCATCTTGTCATTGATGCGACCCATCCATTCGCGACCATCGTTTCTGAAACCGCAATGGATGCATGCAAAGAAGCGAACATTCCTTATATTCGTTTCGAACGCACAAGCGAACAAACGGACAACACTTATTTAGTCAATGATATCAACGAAGCCTGCACAGTCGCAGCAAAATTAGGACAACGTATTTTCCTGACAACTGGCAGCAAAAATTTACCGGAATTTGTGAAAGGTCTAAAACAACAACATATCATCGCCCGTATTTTACCTGTATCTGACGTGATTCGTTCAGCAGAAGAACTCGGACTCGTTGCCGACCAAATCATCGGCATGAAAGGACCGTTCACGACAGAAGCAAACCGAACACAATTAGAAATGACTGGGGCAGATGTTTTAATCACCAAAGAAAGCGGCAAACAAGGCGGCTTCCAAGAAAAACTTACGGCAGCAGCAGAACTAAATATTCCCGTCATTGTCATTCGCCGCAAAAAATTAAATTATCCAATCGAAATAAATCATTTAACCGAACTACCAGAAATTTTAACTCAATTGGAGGTCTACTAATGGGAAAAGTCATGTTAATTGGCGCAGGTCCAGGAGATGCACAACTGCTCACCGTGAAAGGACTAGCTGCCCTGCAAAAGGCGGATGTTATCGTCTATGATCGCCTCGTGGAACCAGCAATGCTTCAAGAACGAAAAGCTAGCTGTAAACTAATTTATGTCGGAAAAGAACCATTACACCATCCAATTCCCCAAGATGAAATCGAGCAAATACTTGTAAGAGAAGCTGCGACGAATGAGCTAGTTGTTCGTTTAAAAGCAGGCGACCCGTATGTGTTTGGTCGCGGTGGGGAAGAAGGAGAAACACTTTACAAAGCTGGAATCCCGTTTGAAGTTATCCCGGGAATCACCTCAGCTATCGGAGGTCTTGCCTACGCCGGAATTCCAGTCACACATCGTGATTTTGCTTCAAGTTTCCACGTGATTACCGGGCATTTGAAAAAAGGGCGCGATCCACTCGATTGGGAAGCACTTGCGCGACTTGAAGGTACGCTCGTTTTTCTGATGGGAATGACAAATTTGCCTAATATTTGCGCGAATCTACTTGAAAATGGTCGCAAAGCAGAAACGGGTGTTGCCATTGTGCAATGGGCATCGCGCGGCAAACAATTAACCGTTACAGGGAACTTACAAACCATCGAGCAAAAAGTGGCCGAATCCGGGATTTCCTCCCCAGCGCTTATCGTTGTTGGTGATGTGGTGAGCTTACGACCACAATTGAACTTTTTTGAAGAAATGCCACTTTTCCATACGAAAGTGTTACTCCCGAGAGCACGCGCCGGAAAAAGTATGCTCGCGGAACAAATTCGCGATTTAGGCGGAGAAGTAACCATGTATCCCAATATTCAAGTATTGGATAAGACGCCAACGAAAACGAAAGAAGCGTTGTGCAAGGTAAGCGAATTACTTTTCACCTCCAAAGAAGCCGTAGAACGATTTTTTGACTATTTAGCAACACTTGATTTAGATATTCGTTCGTTAAAAAACACCCATCTAACTGCTATCGGCAAGCAAACAAAAGAAGCATTTAACGAAAAAGGAATTATTCCAGATAGCTTTATTAAGAGGCGGAGCACGGAATTGATTTTAGAGCATCTAGCACGATTCCAAAACAATGCGAGCAACTTAATTATTGGAAGCGTGGTTGATACAGCGGAAGTTAGTGCGATTTTATCTGAAGTGGGAGCACTCGAAATGATGCCACTATACGATATGCGCCCAGTGACCGAGCGCCCATTTGACCTCGCAAGCTTTGAGCAAGTTTGTTTCTCTAGTTCACGTTCCGTCCAAAACCTACTTGATGTACTAACAACCGAAGAAAAAGCCATTTTACAAACGAAAACGATTTTATCCATTGGAAGATTCACAAGCGCAACCTTGCAATCATTCGGCATTACCAATTTTATAGAAGCCGAAGCAGCCACACCAGAGAGCTTAATCGAACTAATCCAAAAAACAAAAGTAGAAGGAGTACCGCAATGAAAAAAGCTATTTTAGTCGTTAGTTTTGGTACTAGTTATCCCGAAACAAGAGAAAAAACCATAGAAGCGTGCGAAAAACGCGTAGCTCAAGAATTCCCAGATTACACGGTATTTCGCGCATTTACCTCTAATAAAATTATAAAAAAACTAAAAACACGCGACAATATGCATATCAACACACCAAGCCAAGCCCTAAACCAACTAAAAGAATTAGGCTATAAAGAAGTCATCATTCAGTCACTACATATTATTAGCGGTGGTGAATTTGAAAAAATCACTGCTCAAGTGGAAAAATTCAAGCCTGACTTTGACTCCATCATCGTTAGCCAACCGCTGCTTGATTCGAAGGAAGATTACGAAAAAGCGATCGAAGCGATTCGTCACCAAATGCCTCCTTTGAAAGAACAAGAAGCGTTAATTCTTATGGGCCACGGATCGAAACACCATGCTTTCAGCGCCTATGCTTGCCTTGACCACATGCTATTAAATGAACCAATCTATCTTTGTGCCGTAGAAAGTTATCCTGGGTTGGATCAAGTAATTGAACGATTGCAACAAGCCAAAATCAAGAAAGCCCATTTAATGCCATTTATGCTCGTAGCAGGAGATCATGCGACGAACGATATGGCCTCTGATGACGATGATTCTTGGAAAAGTACGCTAGAACAAGCCGGCATCCAAACCGAATGCCACTTACAAGGTTTAGGTGAGAACGAACTCATCCAAGCCCAATTTATCGAACATATCCACACAGCAATAGAGAGGGTGAATGCACGTGGCTAAGTTTTACGGCATTGGCACAGGACCAGGCGATAGCAACCTAGTCACAATGGAAGCCGCAGAACGCCTTGGAAAGTTAGCGATTCTCTACACCCCCCAACCGAAAAAAGGCGGCGAAAGTTTAGCCAAGAAAATCGTCGGTCCATATTTAAAAGATACGCTAATCGTCAAAGAACGCCATTTTCCAATGAGTTATAACAAAGAGGAAAAAATGCTGGCGTGGAAGGCGATTGCGGAAGAAGTTAAAAGAGATGTACAAAATGGACATGACGTTGGCTTCATCACGCTAGGAGATCCAATGATTTACAGCACCTACAGCTATTTGCTAGAACTGCTAAAAGGGGAAATTGAAACCGTCACGCTAGCCGGTATTTCCTCCTTCTCTAATATCGCCTCTAAAATTGAATTACCGCTTGTAATGGATGAGGAAAGTTTTGCCGTCATCCCCGTAACAGCAGGCGCTGAAAAAATCGAACAAGCGCTCACATTATTTGATACTGTTGTTTTCATGAAAGCAGCAAGCAATTTGCCCCTTCTTACGACATTACTAAAAAAACTGAATTTGCTTGATGCAGCAGTTGTAGTAAGCGATGTTGCCATGGCGACAGAAAAAATCACTTATGGCATGCAAGACATAAATCCAGAAGATAAAATGTCATACTTTACCACGATTATCGTGAAAAAAAGAAGGGAGCAATACAAATGAAAAAATTATGGAAGTTTCTACCATTCGTTTTAATTGGCGTTATTTATTTTACTTTAACAAACCCAGAATCCGCACACGCAATGCATATTATGGAGGGTTTTTTACCAGTTAAATGGGCGGTTTTTTGGCTAATTGTTTTTATCCCGTTCTTAGTTCTCGGTTTAATGCGCATTCGTAAATTAATTGCCCTAGATAAAAATAATAAATTACTATTAGCATTATGCGCGGCCTTTATCTTTGTACTTTCGGCACTCAAAATCCCATCAGTTACAGGATCTTGTTCTCATCCGACTGGTGTTGGTCTTGCAACCGTTATGTTTGGCCCACTCGTTGTCAGCGTGCTAGGTGTGATTGTCTTGCTTTTCCAAGCGTTACTACTTGCGCACGGCGGCATTACAACTCTTGGTGCAAACGCAATGTCAATGGCTGTAATCGGCCCAATGGTCGGTTTCGTCGTGTACAAATTAGCTCGTAAATTAAACTGCAATAAAAGTGTTTCGATTTTCCTTTGTGCGATGACAGCTGACTTGGCAACCTATCTCACCACCAGCGTCCAACTTGGAGTCGTTTTCCCAGATCCAGCATCCGGCATGATGGCTTCCATCCTAAAATTCATGGCGATTTTCTGTGTAACACAAGTTCCAATCGCAATTGCAGAAGGCTTACTA includes these proteins:
- a CDS encoding cobalt-factor II C(20)-methyltransferase, translating into MAKFYGIGTGPGDSNLVTMEAAERLGKLAILYTPQPKKGGESLAKKIVGPYLKDTLIVKERHFPMSYNKEEKMLAWKAIAEEVKRDVQNGHDVGFITLGDPMIYSTYSYLLELLKGEIETVTLAGISSFSNIASKIELPLVMDEESFAVIPVTAGAEKIEQALTLFDTVVFMKAASNLPLLTTLLKKLNLLDAAVVVSDVAMATEKITYGMQDINPEDKMSYFTTIIVKKRREQYK
- the cobA gene encoding uroporphyrinogen-III C-methyltransferase, translating into MGKVMLIGAGPGDAQLLTVKGLAALQKADVIVYDRLVEPAMLQERKASCKLIYVGKEPLHHPIPQDEIEQILVREAATNELVVRLKAGDPYVFGRGGEEGETLYKAGIPFEVIPGITSAIGGLAYAGIPVTHRDFASSFHVITGHLKKGRDPLDWEALARLEGTLVFLMGMTNLPNICANLLENGRKAETGVAIVQWASRGKQLTVTGNLQTIEQKVAESGISSPALIVVGDVVSLRPQLNFFEEMPLFHTKVLLPRARAGKSMLAEQIRDLGGEVTMYPNIQVLDKTPTKTKEALCKVSELLFTSKEAVERFFDYLATLDLDIRSLKNTHLTAIGKQTKEAFNEKGIIPDSFIKRRSTELILEHLARFQNNASNLIIGSVVDTAEVSAILSEVGALEMMPLYDMRPVTERPFDLASFEQVCFSSSRSVQNLLDVLTTEEKAILQTKTILSIGRFTSATLQSFGITNFIEAEAATPESLIELIQKTKVEGVPQ
- the cobK gene encoding precorrin-6A reductase, yielding MIFVLGGTSDSLIISDWLTETKQAFILSVATDYGEILANQHAENVFCGRLSKEAMLEKWHGEKVHLVIDATHPFATIVSETAMDACKEANIPYIRFERTSEQTDNTYLVNDINEACTVAAKLGQRIFLTTGSKNLPEFVKGLKQQHIIARILPVSDVIRSAEELGLVADQIIGMKGPFTTEANRTQLEMTGADVLITKESGKQGGFQEKLTAAAELNIPVIVIRRKKLNYPIEINHLTELPEILTQLEVY
- a CDS encoding energy-coupling factor ABC transporter permease translates to MHIMEGFLPVKWAVFWLIVFIPFLVLGLMRIRKLIALDKNNKLLLALCAAFIFVLSALKIPSVTGSCSHPTGVGLATVMFGPLVVSVLGVIVLLFQALLLAHGGITTLGANAMSMAVIGPMVGFVVYKLARKLNCNKSVSIFLCAMTADLATYLTTSVQLGVVFPDPASGMMASILKFMAIFCVTQVPIAIAEGLLTVVMYNLISKNLPEKVAQLR
- a CDS encoding cobalt-precorrin-4 methyltransferase; translated protein: MAEVHFVGAGPGDKELITLKGYQLLKDADVVIYAGSLVNPELLEYCKPDCEIHNSASMNLIEIIDCMEAGVTAGKEVVRLQTGDFSIYGSIREQVEEMKKRSIPFTCTPGVSSFLGAASSFGVEYTVPEVSQSVIITRMAGRTPVPSRESLRSYAAHQTSMVIFLSVQGIRKVVSELIKGGYKPETPAAVIYKATWAEEKKVTGTLADIAEKVTEAGITKTALIMVGDFLGEEFYYSKLYDKDFKHEYR
- the cobJ gene encoding precorrin-3B C(17)-methyltransferase, which encodes MIYVIGIGPGDKRLMTGEALQAIEDADVIVGYVTYIKLIKELIKDKEVVKTGMRREIDRCQEAVNIALTGKKVAVVSSGDAGIYGMAGLVLELAEKSDPNLEVKVIPGITASIGAAAVLGAPIMHDFCHISLSDLMTPWEVIEKRLTHAAMADFVVCFYNPRSKGRANHLANAFQKMMEHKSGDTVVGIVKDVGRKEERKIITTMRDIDYELVDMTTMVIVGNKETYVKNGKMITPRGYSL
- a CDS encoding decarboxylating cobalt-precorrin-6B (C(15))-methyltransferase, translating into MKDEVFIRGKVPMTKAEVRAASIDLLSLDDTSKNFLDVGAGTGSVGLQVACNFPQIHVTAIERNPDAVDLIKQNQAKFGLENVNVIEAYAPIELPETETFDAIFIGGSGGNLTDIIDWSLAHLNVGGSLVLNFILLENALTAMNHLEKITVSELTMKQIQVSNWHKLGAGHYFEPQNPTIIIGCKKLEE
- a CDS encoding sirohydrochlorin cobaltochelatase, with translation MKKAILVVSFGTSYPETREKTIEACEKRVAQEFPDYTVFRAFTSNKIIKKLKTRDNMHINTPSQALNQLKELGYKEVIIQSLHIISGGEFEKITAQVEKFKPDFDSIIVSQPLLDSKEDYEKAIEAIRHQMPPLKEQEALILMGHGSKHHAFSAYACLDHMLLNEPIYLCAVESYPGLDQVIERLQQAKIKKAHLMPFMLVAGDHATNDMASDDDDSWKSTLEQAGIQTECHLQGLGENELIQAQFIEHIHTAIERVNARG
- a CDS encoding cobalt-precorrin-7 (C(5))-methyltransferase: MITVVGIGPGDTKLLINEAKLAISTADIVYGSTRQLQEIAALTTATPKLLPKKLAELKNIPHQNQQVVILASGDPLLYGIGNWAMANFAEDVRIIPGISAIQMMFHQIKLPMNDCFITSSHGKTPNFDFLLQHEKVAMVTDTIIGPYEIAAEILKRNLNKMMFIGENLSAKEERIHKLKPEDVAKKYDMNVVVIIDEG
- the cbiG gene encoding cobalt-precorrin 5A hydrolase gives rise to the protein MSTDKIAIIAVTERGRDLAITLAETVSATIFVPEKHRNEQTHALLPDFGTAMRRIFNDYQALICIMATGIAVRTLAPVIEDKLSDPAVLVMDEYGQFIISLLSGHVGGANALTEEIATITGGVAVITTATDRANVAAIDNIAKQLDGYLPDFKATTKRINGLLAAGKEVGLHVDEPFEVDTRGFTNKEVSPQIFISTKNNLPTAKIERIQLVPRQFILGVGCRKGISAETIDTVFTHFCEQENIHPRAFRAIHSITLKAEEPAILHLAEQWGIEFIVHSAEELQTVAGKYPTSAFVQKTVQVGNVALSSADIGSNGNVITSRFAENGVTFAAGKLIKNSEVAK